In the genome of Candidatus Omnitrophota bacterium, the window GGATTTTTCATTCCAGTGAAGATAATGCTGTACAGCTTCCGTAAAAGTGCCGGCGAGCACAATGACAGAGCAGTGCCATGCCGCGTAGGCGATAATTAAAGAAACGGAATAGATAAGATTATCGGCGGCGACTTTGAAGGCAATGCCGAGCATGGGCGCCATATAAGCGAAAGTGCAGGGCCCCAGCGCGACTCCGAAAATCAGCCCGATCACGAAAGCCGCCGCAGCGCCTTTTTTCCTGTAGCCGCCGCCGGTTGCTCCGGCAAAAGGGATCTGTATGATTTCCATAAGATGAAGGCCTATCACCAAAAAAATAACGGCCACTGAATAATTCCCAAATTTTCCGATATCCCCCAGCATTCTGCCGGCTAAACCTGTTATCAATCCTATTGCCGCAATAGTAATGAGGATGCCCGTTGAAAAGAGAAGGGAAAGACGAAACGCCCGTTTTGTCGTGATATTTCCCTGTTCGTCAATGAAACCTATTATAAGCGGGATGCTCGAAAGGTGGCATGGGCTGAGGATTATGCTCAGAACCCCCCATATGAACGCGCCCGAAAGGGCAATCAGCGGGGTTGAATCGAGCGCATAATAAAGCCGCTCAAAAATAGACCCCAGCATTAATTCACACCCGCTTCTTTCAGGACGCTGATAATTTCATCCTTGGGGAAATAGCCCTCGTGCCTGAAATATTCTTTACCGTCAGCGTCGAGAAACACCTGAGTGGGGATCGCGCGTATTTTGTATTTGTCACCGAATGGTCGGCCTTCCGGTTTCCACACATCGTAGAAAATTACCTTAACCTGTCCCGCGTATTCATTTTTAATCTCTTCCACGATAGGCGCCATCATTTTGCAGGGCACGCAGTTCACCGACCCCAGCTCAATAAAAGTCGCTTTCAGTTTTTCAACGGGCGCGGTTTTCTTTACGGTGGGTGGCGCGTTTTTTGCTTTTTTAACCACGGCATTCTGCGCGGTGACTTTTTCTGTCGCCTCAGTTTTTTCCGTAGAAGCCATCTCCGTTTTCTGCGGCGGCAATTCGGATTGCGGCGCGGTGTCTCGGCAGGAAATATTCAAAAAGCTTAAACAAATCAACACCATGCCGATAATTTTTAATGTTCGCATTTTATAACCCCGCTTTTATGACATTATCAGTTTTTTGATATCGTC includes:
- a CDS encoding cytochrome C biogenesis protein, with the protein product MLGSIFERLYYALDSTPLIALSGAFIWGVLSIILSPCHLSSIPLIIGFIDEQGNITTKRAFRLSLLFSTGILITIAAIGLITGLAGRMLGDIGKFGNYSVAVIFLVIGLHLMEIIQIPFAGATGGGYRKKGAAAAFVIGLIFGVALGPCTFAYMAPMLGIAFKVAADNLIYSVSLIIAYAAWHCSVIVLAGTFTEAVQHYLHWNEKSRGAVILKKICGALVILGGVYLILT
- a CDS encoding thioredoxin family protein, giving the protein MASTEKTEATEKVTAQNAVVKKAKNAPPTVKKTAPVEKLKATFIELGSVNCVPCKMMAPIVEEIKNEYAGQVKVIFYDVWKPEGRPFGDKYKIRAIPTQVFLDADGKEYFRHEGYFPKDEIISVLKEAGVN